The proteins below are encoded in one region of Vespula pensylvanica isolate Volc-1 chromosome 4, ASM1446617v1, whole genome shotgun sequence:
- the LOC122628988 gene encoding cuticle protein 19-like produces the protein MFKILYLLCAIFAWCEGILVSGYNGAGHTVSYADYEGLDAGYAGSSDYEGHAVLPTIAVPVHAVSAAPLHADSSFDHTFHSYKQHHADKDHDYYSHPKYTFNYGVHDPHTGDVKTQHEVRDGDVVHGSYSVNEPDGSVRIVEYTADDHNGFNAIVKKVGPAIHPKSVSIAKYVSSPAYYNHYD, from the exons ATGTTCAAG atTTTGTACCTGCTTTGTGCCATCTTCGCGTGGTGCGAAGGGATTCTCGTAAGTGGTTACAACGGAGCCGGTCACACGGTTTCTTATGCTGATTACGAAGGCCTCGACGCGGGATATGCGGGATCTTCGGATTACGAGGGACATGCCGTTCTGCCAACGATCGCAGTTCCGGTGCACGCGGTCTCGGCCGCACCGTTACACGCCGATTCATCCTTCGATCATACTTTCCATTCCTACAAGCAGCATCACGCCGACAAGGACCACGATTATTAt TCGCACCCTAAATACACCTTCAACTATGGTGTACACGATCCACACACCGGCGACGTGAAAACACAACATGAGGTCCGTGACGGTGATGTTGTTCACGGTTCTTATAGCGTGAACGAGCCTGATGGAAGCGTAAGAATCGTCGAGTATACAGCAGACGATCACAATGGATTCAATGCAATAGTGAAGAAGGTTGGACCAGCGATTCACCCGAAATCTGTATCAATCGCCAAATACGTTTCATCGCCAGCTTATTACAATCATTACGACTAG